The Bacillus horti nucleotide sequence GACCTACCTACTGAGGATTCAACGGAAGTGGACAAAGAGTTCCACAAAATTATTGCTCTAAGTGCAAAAAGCCCCCTTTTTGAAGGGATTATTGAGCCTCTACAGAGCTTTCATTCCAAAGTATTAGAACAAATTCCTTTAGATGATAGAAGCTTGGAGGAAACCTTAAATTATCATCTTGAGATTTATCATGCACTTGAGCAACGTGACCCCATCAAAGCATACACTAGCATGTACAAGCATCTTGATTTTGTGAGACGAAAAGCAATGAAGGCATGGGAAAGTAATCAGTAAATCTTTATAGATGATAATCCTATTAAAGAATAGCAGGTCGGATAAAAGGGCAGGTTCCTTTATTCGGCTTTTTTTTATAAATTAGCACATTCCTTGTCTTATTGATAATAGAACCATAACATGCTTTAAAATTTGGAATAAGTTAAATAGATATTGACTCGTTTATTTAATTGTCTTACAATAAAATTGTTCTAATTTTTAAAAATCAAATGAAAACGCATACAATTAATAATTATAAAAGCGGTGAAGGGATGGGAAACATGACGATTGTGAGAGAAGCGCCGAAGGGCATTTTAGGCTTTCCAACAGCACCCTATGATGAGCGAGGGAACATTGATGAGAACGCGTTAGGAGAAAATATTGATTTTTTAATTCGTGAAGGTCTTACTGCGATTTTCATCGCCTGCGGATCAGGAGAATTCCACGCTATAAACAATTATGAATACCAAAGAATGGTTGAAATTGCCGTCTCTGTCACTGGAGGAAGAGTTCCTGTTTATACAGGAGTGGGAGGAAACATTACCCATGCTGTTGAAAAAGTAAAACTATCTGAAGAGCTAGGTGCAGACGGGTATCTTATCCTACCACCTTACCTAATAGAAGGAGAACAAGAAGGACTATACAACTATTATAAAACAATAGTGGAATCCAGTAGTCTTAATGCCATCTTATATCAAAGAGACAACGCTATCCTACAGCTACCAGCTCTAGAGCGTTTAGTTCAGGAATATCCTCAAATTGTTGGGGTTAAAGATGGATACGGAGATATGGAGCTAAATTTAGAGATGATTCAATCCCTAGGAGATCGTCTGGAATGGTTAAATGGGATGCCTTTTGCCGAAATCACTATGCCAGCGTATGCCGGAATAGGGTTTTCTTCCTACTCCTCAGCTATCTCAAATTACTTACCACACCTGTCTCGTCAGTATTACCAAGCCATTTTATCTGGAGATCATGAGCTCGTAAGAAGAATCTATGTAGATGTTTTTCTGCCTATTAATCGTATACGTAAGTCACAAAAAGGCTATGCCATTTCCTTAATTAAAGCAGGAATGCGGATCAGAGGATTTAATGTGGCCAATACCGTTCGTCCTCCAGTTGTTCCGGTGTCCAAAGAGCATTATGAGGACCTTGAAAAAATTATTAATCTTGCCCTTGAAAAGTATCCATTACATCAAGAAGAGAGTACTCATTCATAAAAATTCTAACTCTGAAAAAAAGTATGATTTACTCAACAAATCATAGAGGAGGACTAATGGTGACACTAGAAAAAAAGGAGAACACCTATTTAAACTTTATCAGCGGAGCTTGGGTAGCGTCAGCAAAGGGAACAACGAAAGCCAGCTCAAACCCATTCAACCCCGAGGATATTGTTGGACATATTCAAATGTCAACAAGTGCTGATGTAGATCATGCTGTTTCCGCAGCCAAAGCGGCAAAAAAGTCATGGAAAAAGTTATCTGGACAAGAGAGAGGTCATTATTTATATAAAACAGCTGATATTTTAGAAAGTAGAATCGATGAAATCGCGGAGTGTATGACTCGTGAG carries:
- the kdgD gene encoding 5-dehydro-4-deoxyglucarate dehydratase — its product is MTIVREAPKGILGFPTAPYDERGNIDENALGENIDFLIREGLTAIFIACGSGEFHAINNYEYQRMVEIAVSVTGGRVPVYTGVGGNITHAVEKVKLSEELGADGYLILPPYLIEGEQEGLYNYYKTIVESSSLNAILYQRDNAILQLPALERLVQEYPQIVGVKDGYGDMELNLEMIQSLGDRLEWLNGMPFAEITMPAYAGIGFSSYSSAISNYLPHLSRQYYQAILSGDHELVRRIYVDVFLPINRIRKSQKGYAISLIKAGMRIRGFNVANTVRPPVVPVSKEHYEDLEKIINLALEKYPLHQEESTHS